The following proteins come from a genomic window of Ictalurus furcatus strain D&B chromosome 12, Billie_1.0, whole genome shotgun sequence:
- the b3galt1a gene encoding beta-1,3-galactosyltransferase 1 translates to MISKVSCLYLLTVLCWASALWYLSGTRPSTSYIGHMSVPVRRQPPRLSKNVTFSNIRTRMLNPHAFQFLINEPKKCEGNPPFLLILISTNHKEFDARQAIRETWGDESTYSEARIITLFLLGHNPEPVLNQMVEQESQIFHDIIVEDFEDSYQNLTLKTLMGMRWVASYCPDAKYVMKTDSDIFVNMDNLVLNLLRPNSQPRQRFFTGHVINGGPIRDTRSKWYMSRDLYPENKYPPFCSGTGYVFSGDMAELIYKTSLHTHLIHLEDVYVGMCLRKLGVHPIQNSGFNHWKMSYSLCRYRRVVTVHQISPEEMHRIWNDMSSKKHLKC, encoded by the coding sequence ATGATCTCCAAAGTGTCATGTCTGTATCTCCTCACGGTGCTGTGCTGGGCCAGCGCTCTGTGGTACCTCAGCGGCACCCGGCCCTCCACCTCCTACATCGGCCACATGTCTGTCCCTGTTCGCAGGCAGCCTCCAAGATTGTCGAAAAATGTCACGTTCAGCAACATCCGGACACGCATGCTGAATCCACACGCATTCCAGTTCTTAATCAATGAGCCGAAGAAATGCGAAGGCAACCCACCCTTTCTGCTCATCCTCATCAGCACCAACCACAAGGAGTTCGACGCCAGGCAGGCCATACGTGAGACATGGGGAGACGAGAGCACATACAGTGAGGCTCGCATCATCACGCTCTTTCTGCTCGGTCATAACCCTGAGCCGGTCCTCAATCAGATGGTGGAGCAGGAGAGCCAGATCTTCCATGACATCATCGTCGAGGACTTTGAGGATTCTTACCAAAACCTTACACTGAAGACGCTGATGGGAATGCGCTGGGTGGCCTCGTACTGCCCTGACGCCAAGTACGTCATGAAGACTGACAGCGACATATTTGTCAACATGGACAACCTTGTGTTGAACCTGCTAAGACCCAACTCGCAGCCCAGGCAACGGTTCTTCACGGGCCATGTTATAAACGGAGGGCCTATCCGAGACACTCGCAGTAAGTGGTATATGTCCAGAGATTTGTACCCTGAGAACAAGTACCCCCCTTTCTGTTCCGGGACAGGGTATGTGTTCTCTGGTGACATGGCAGAGTTGATCTATAAGACTTCCCTCCATACGCACCTCATTCACTTGGAGGACGTGTACGTTGGGATGTGTCTGCGTAAGCTTGGGGTGCACCCTATCCAGAACAGTGGCTTTAACCACTGGAAGATGAGCTACAGCCTCTGCCGCTACCGCAGAGTCGTGACCGTGCACCAGATCTCACCAGAGGAAATGCACAGGATTTGGAATGACATGTCTAGTAAGAAACATCTCAAGTGCTAA